One window of Lacerta agilis isolate rLacAgi1 chromosome 14, rLacAgi1.pri, whole genome shotgun sequence genomic DNA carries:
- the LOC117058965 gene encoding uncharacterized protein LOC117058965 gives MLRFLFFLAVLGGVQSAVQLVESGGDAKRPGESLRLSCRASGFTFSSYWMSWVRQAPGKGLEWLGEINAASSAINYLNKVKGRFTISRDNSNSLLYLLMNNLETEDTAVYYCARVTVKGSESEAWQKPSIYAKPRGIFTSYLNPQTPSPQFRLPVMAPRVPLRPISPHLTTMPSSLLMLLALAASSSSVLSQVVLTQSSDPVLEKPGESHKLSCATAGFDINSYWMGWIRQKPGKGLEWLVWYLNSGSNYYSSEIQGRFTASKSGSNFYLQMNNLKGDDTAVYYCARDTTD, from the exons ATGCTtcgatttcttttctttttggcagtTTTGGGAG GTGTCCAATCAGCGGTCCAGCTGGTGGAGTCTGGAGGAGATGCCAAAAGGCCTGGGGAGTCCCTCCGTCTCTCCTGTCGAGCCTCCGGGTTCACCTTCAGCAGCTACTGGATGAGCTGGGTGCGGCAGGCTCCCGGGAAAGGCCTGGAATGGCTGGGAGAAATAAATGCAGCTTCATCTGCCATCAACTACTTGAACAAAGTGAAGGGACGATTCACCATCTCCAGGGACAATTCAAACAGCCTCCTCTATCTGCTAATGAACAACCTGGAAACCGAAGACACGGCTGTGTATTACTGTGCAAGAGTCACAGTGAAAGGAAGTGAATCTGAAGCCTGGCAAAAACCTTCT ATTTATGCAAAGCCAAGAGGCATTTTCACCTCCTACTTAAACCCTCAAACTCCCTCACCTCAATTCAGGCTTCCTGTAATGGCACCCAGAGTTCCTCTCAGACCcatctcacctcacctcaccacCATGCCTTCTTCATTATTGATGTTGCTTGCACTGGCCGCCTCCTCTTCAA GTGTGCTCTCACAGGTGGTTCTGACCCAGTCATCGGATCCAGTCTTGGAAAAACCTGGAGAATCCCATAAACTGAGCTGTGCCACTGCCGGATTTGACATTAACAGCTACTGGATGGGCTGGATCAGGCAGAAACCTGGCAAAGGACTGGAATGGCTCGTTTGGTATCTTAATTCTGGGAGCAACTATTACTCATCTGAAATTCAAGGGAGATTCACAGCATCGAAGAGTGGCTCCAACTTCTACCTGCAAATGAATAATCTGAAAGGAGACGACACAGCTGTGTATTACTGTGCAAGAGACACA